One window of the Fusobacterium animalis 7_1 genome contains the following:
- the plsY gene encoding glycerol-3-phosphate 1-O-acyltransferase PlsY, with protein MTFFCLIILSYFFGAIPSGVWIGKIFKNIDVRDYGSKNSGATNSYRVLGAKLGIAVLIIDVLKGFIPLYIASKFNLKYNDLVILGLVAILAHTFSCFISFKGGKGVATSLGVFLFLAPVITLILLVIFILVVYFTKYISLGSITAAFLLPIFTFFTHRDTYLFTLSVVIAIFVIYRHKTNISRLLSGTENKFKF; from the coding sequence ACTTTTTTTTGTTTGATAATACTTTCATATTTCTTTGGAGCAATTCCAAGTGGAGTATGGATAGGAAAAATTTTTAAAAATATTGATGTAAGAGATTATGGAAGTAAAAATAGTGGTGCTACAAATTCATATAGAGTCTTGGGAGCAAAATTAGGTATAGCTGTTTTAATAATAGATGTTCTAAAAGGTTTTATTCCACTTTATATTGCTAGTAAATTTAACTTAAAATATAATGATTTAGTTATATTAGGTTTAGTTGCAATTTTAGCTCATACATTTTCTTGTTTTATATCTTTTAAAGGTGGAAAAGGAGTGGCAACAAGTCTAGGAGTATTCTTATTTTTAGCCCCAGTTATAACTTTAATATTATTAGTAATTTTTATTTTAGTGGTTTATTTTACTAAATATATATCATTAGGTTCAATAACAGCAGCTTTTTTATTGCCAATTTTTACTTTTTTTACTCATAGAGATACATATTTATTCACATTGTCAGTAGTGATAGCCATTTTTGTTATATATAGACATAAAACAAATATTTCAAGATTACTTAGTGGAACAGAAAATAAATTCAAATTTTAA
- the dnaN gene encoding DNA polymerase III subunit beta yields MHIKVNRQNFLSAIRTVEKSVKENKIKPILSCIYAKVKDNKIYFTGTNLDTTIKTSIDVDEVIREGEIAFSYSIIDEYLKEIKDEFVVLRVENGNILFIETEDSTTEYDVHSAEDYPNTFENVVLNENNFKFEMPSQELVNIFEKVLFSADTPDNIAMNCIRIESILKHLHFVSTNTYRLTFLKKNIDKDISDFSVSVPADTISSIIKIIKGLDNEVIKVYKEEAHLYFQYKDTMIITKLIELRFPNYAEILSNISYDKKLYINNEKLTNLLKRILIFSRSNSESKYSSTYEFKHNEKNKGIMTISALNEIARINEELDVNFEGEDLKISLNSKYLLEFIQNISKEKELVLEFMYSNSAVKVYEKDNDEYIYILMPLALRE; encoded by the coding sequence ATGCATATTAAAGTCAATAGACAAAATTTCTTATCAGCAATTAGAACAGTTGAAAAATCAGTAAAGGAAAATAAAATAAAACCAATACTTTCTTGTATTTATGCTAAGGTTAAAGATAATAAAATATATTTTACAGGTACAAATTTAGATACAACAATAAAAACTTCTATTGATGTAGATGAAGTTATAAGAGAAGGAGAAATAGCTTTTTCTTATTCTATAATAGATGAATATTTAAAAGAAATAAAAGATGAATTTGTTGTTTTAAGAGTTGAAAATGGAAATATTTTATTTATTGAAACAGAAGATTCCACAACAGAATATGATGTACACAGTGCAGAGGACTATCCTAATACCTTTGAAAATGTTGTTCTTAATGAAAATAATTTTAAATTTGAAATGCCTAGTCAAGAGTTAGTAAATATATTTGAAAAAGTTTTATTTTCAGCTGATACACCTGATAATATCGCTATGAATTGTATTAGAATTGAAAGTATTTTAAAACATTTACATTTTGTATCAACTAATACTTATCGTTTAACTTTCTTAAAAAAGAATATAGACAAGGATATCTCAGATTTTTCAGTTAGTGTTCCAGCTGATACAATTTCATCAATTATTAAAATAATAAAAGGTTTGGACAATGAAGTAATAAAAGTATATAAAGAAGAAGCTCATTTATATTTCCAATACAAAGACACTATGATAATAACAAAGTTAATTGAATTAAGATTTCCTAATTATGCTGAAATATTATCAAATATATCTTATGATAAAAAATTATACATAAATAATGAAAAATTAACTAATCTTTTGAAAAGAATTTTAATTTTTTCAAGAAGTAATTCAGAATCTAAATATTCATCAACTTATGAATTTAAACATAATGAAAAAAATAAAGGTATAATGACTATTTCTGCTTTAAATGAGATTGCCAGAATAAATGAAGAATTAGATGTAAATTTTGAAGGAGAAGACTTAAAAATATCTTTAAATTCTAAATATTTATTAGAGTTTATTCAAAATATATCTAAGGAAAAAGAATTAGTTTTAGAATTTATGTATTCTAATTCAGCTGTAAAAGTATATGAAAAAGATAATGATGAATATATTTATATATTGATGCCATTAGCATTAAGAGAGTAG